Proteins co-encoded in one Arachis stenosperma cultivar V10309 chromosome 7, arast.V10309.gnm1.PFL2, whole genome shotgun sequence genomic window:
- the LOC130940873 gene encoding protein disulfide isomerase-like 2-3, with the protein MTKFQSFVFVVVSALILIFQSCPFADALYGSSSPVVQLNPSNFKSKVLNSNGVVLVEFFAPWCGHCQALTPTWEKAANVLKGVATVAALDADAHQSLAQEYGIKGFPTIKVFAPGKPPVDYQGARDVKPIAEFALKQVKQLLKDRLDGKSTGGSSEKKEETNASVELNSGNFDELVIKSKELWIVEFFAPWCGHCKRLAPEWKKAANNLKGKVNLGHVDCDAEKSLMSRFKVQGFPTILVFGADKDSPAPYEGARTAAAIESFALEQLETNVAPPEVTELHGPDVMEEKCGSAAICFVAFLPDILDSKAEGRNRYIQQLLSVAEKFKRSPYSYVWAAAGKQPDLEKHVGVGGYGYPALVALNLKKAVYAPLKSAYEHEHIVEFVKEAGRGGKGNLPLGGTPTIVKTEPWDGKDGEIMEEDEFSLEELMGEDSSNKDEL; encoded by the exons ATGACAAAGTTTCAATCTTTCGTATTTGTTGTCGTTTCTGCGCTGATTTTAATCTTCCAATCATGCCCTTTTGCTGATGCACTCTATGGGTCATCATCACCTGTGGTTCAGCTCAATCCATCAAACTTCAAGTCCAAG GTTCTTAATTCAAATGGAGTTGTCCTAGTTGAATTCTTTGCTCCTTGGTGTGGCCATTGTCAAGCTCTAACTCCTACATGGGAGAAGGCAGCTAATGTGTTAAAGGGTGTAGCTACTGTGGCAGCACTTGATGCTGATGCTCACCAATCTCTCGCTCAG GAATATGGGATTAAAGGATTTCCAACCATAAAAGTGTTTGCACCTGGAAAGCCTCCAGTCGATTACCAAGGAGCAAGAGATGTCAAACCAATCGCAGAGTTTGCACTTAAACAG GTAAAGCAACTTTTGAAAGATCGGTTGGATGGAAAGTCAACAGGAGGATCaagtgaaaagaaagaagaaaccaaCGCTTCAGTAGAATTGAACTCCGGCAACTTCGACGAATTGGTTATCAAAAGTAAAGAACTTTGGATTGTGGAGTTTTTTGCACCTTG GTGTGGCCACTGCAAAAGATTGGCTCCTGAGTGGAAGAAGGCGGCCAATAACCTCAAGGGGAAGGTTAACTTGGGTCATGTTGACTGTGATGCCGAGAAG TCCCTAATGAGCAGGTTCAAAGTTCAAGGGTTCCCAACTATCTTGGTATTTGGTGCTGATAAAGATAGTCCAGCCCCTTATGAGGGTGCAAGAACTGCTGCAGCCATCGAATCGTTTGCACTAGAGCAGCTAGAAACAAATGTTGCTCCCCCAGAAGTGACGGAGCTACATGGTCCA GATGTTATGGAAGAGAAATGTGGTTCTGCCGCAATCTGTTTTGTCGCCTTCCTTCCTGACATCTTGGATTCCAAGGCAGAGGGAAGAAACAGATACATTCAACAGCTATTATCAGTTGCGGAAAAATTCAAAAGGAGCCCCTACAG CTATGTGTGGGCAGCTGCTGGTaagcagccggatcttgagaaGCATGTCGGCGTTGGCGGCTATGGTTATCCAGCCTTGGTGGCCCTCAACCTCAAGAAAGCTGTATATGCTCCTCTCAAGAGCGCTTATGAGCATGAGCACATTGT TGAATTCGTGAAAGAAGCCGGCCGAGGCGGCAAAGGCAATTTGCCACTCGGAGGCACCCCAACCATTGTAAAAACAGAACCATGGGATGGGAAAGATGGAGAGATAATGGAGGAGGATGAATTTTCACTTGAAGAGCTCATGGGGGAAGATTCCTCAAACAAGGATGAACTGTGA